In the genome of Ensifer adhaerens, one region contains:
- a CDS encoding glutamate synthase (NADPH/NADH) small chain: MGKVTGFLEIDRQVAKYQTASDRIRHFREFTIPMSDAEVQKQAARCMDCGIPFCHGDTGCPVHNQIPDWNDLVYSGKWKEAIANLHSTNNFPEFTGRVCPAPCEEACTLNLEDVPVTIKTVEQAIADKAYELGYIVPQPATVKTGKRIAVIGSGPSGMAAAQQLARAGHEVHVYERESKAGGLLRYGIPDFKMEKNFIDRRVEQMQGEGVTFHYGFNIGVDIPTEKLIAEHDAVLYCGGSETPREAGIPGADLAGVHDAMPYLVQQNRRVGREDIDSVGWPSDPILAGGKHVVVVGGGDTASDCVGTAFRQGAVRVTQLDIRPQPPEKEDKLAVWPYWATKMRTSSSQAEGAVREFQVGTLEFVGEDGILTGVKCVQVDEKRKPIAGTEFIIKADLAFIAIGFRGPFTDSVVKELDGKMAVSTDKRGSQNVIANTRDYKTSVDKLWAAGDVRRGQSLVVWAIREGRQAAAAIDEALMGSTNLPR, translated from the coding sequence GTGGCGAAGTATCAGACGGCGTCTGATCGTATCCGCCATTTCCGCGAATTCACGATCCCCATGTCGGATGCGGAAGTGCAGAAACAGGCTGCCCGCTGCATGGATTGCGGCATTCCCTTCTGTCACGGCGATACGGGCTGCCCGGTTCATAACCAGATCCCGGACTGGAACGACCTCGTCTATAGCGGCAAGTGGAAGGAGGCGATTGCCAACCTCCACTCGACCAACAATTTCCCGGAATTCACCGGCCGCGTCTGCCCGGCACCCTGCGAGGAAGCCTGCACGCTGAACCTCGAAGACGTGCCGGTCACCATCAAGACGGTCGAACAGGCGATTGCTGACAAGGCCTATGAGCTTGGCTACATCGTGCCGCAGCCGGCAACGGTGAAGACCGGCAAGCGCATTGCCGTCATCGGCTCCGGCCCGTCCGGCATGGCCGCTGCCCAGCAGCTCGCCCGCGCCGGACATGAGGTCCATGTCTATGAGCGCGAATCCAAGGCCGGTGGCCTGCTGCGCTACGGCATTCCGGACTTCAAGATGGAGAAGAACTTCATCGACCGCCGCGTCGAGCAGATGCAGGGCGAGGGCGTGACCTTCCATTATGGCTTCAATATCGGCGTCGATATCCCGACCGAGAAGCTGATCGCCGAGCATGATGCGGTTCTCTACTGCGGCGGTTCGGAAACGCCGCGCGAAGCCGGCATTCCGGGCGCGGATCTCGCCGGCGTTCATGATGCCATGCCTTATCTCGTGCAGCAGAACCGTCGCGTCGGTCGCGAAGACATCGACAGCGTCGGCTGGCCGTCCGATCCGATCCTCGCCGGCGGCAAGCATGTCGTCGTCGTTGGCGGTGGCGATACGGCCTCCGACTGCGTCGGCACGGCCTTCCGTCAGGGCGCGGTGCGCGTCACCCAGCTCGACATCCGCCCGCAACCGCCGGAAAAGGAAGACAAACTCGCCGTCTGGCCCTATTGGGCGACGAAGATGCGCACCTCTTCCTCGCAGGCCGAGGGCGCGGTGCGCGAGTTCCAGGTCGGCACACTCGAATTCGTCGGCGAAGACGGCATCCTGACGGGCGTCAAGTGCGTGCAGGTGGACGAGAAGCGCAAGCCGATTGCCGGCACCGAGTTCATCATCAAGGCCGATCTCGCCTTCATCGCCATCGGCTTCCGCGGTCCCTTCACGGACAGCGTGGTCAAGGAACTCGATGGCAAGATGGCTGTCTCGACCGACAAGCGCGGCTCGCAGAACGTCATTGCCAACACGCGCGACTACAAGACCTCGGTCGACAAGCTCTGGGCAGCGGGCGACGTGCGCCGCGGCCAGTCGCTGGTCGTCTGGGCGATCCGCGAAGGCCGCCAGGCGGCTGCCGCCATCGACGAAGCGCTGATGGGTTCTACCAACCTGCCGCGTTGA
- a CDS encoding membrane-bound lytic murein transglycosylase B has protein sequence MKHAKGISMTSALLGGITAVFLSLAPTGALADARFEKWIRAFYPEAARAGITVQTYNAAFAGITSPDPDVIQKAQYQPEFTTQIWDYLDSRVNPYTVKMGKDAEAKNMRSLQGIERYFGVDRNVLVAIWSMESNYGAILSKTEKLHYVPQALATLAYADPKRAGYAKKQLIAALKIIQAGDIKPSEMTGSWAGAMGHTQFIPTSYLLYGVDADGNGKRDIWHSVPDALATAANLLHKNGWQTGRTWGYEVVVPGRAGSLEGKTKTIGEWEKLGFRRTGDRSFKFRDERATLKMPAGDGGPAFLLTKNFYVIKRYNASDSYALGVGMLADRLAGASGLVQSWPRPAGALDASEKFEIQSRLKELGYYSGEVDGNLGSGSKAAIEAFMKRKGLNGEPEPSKSLLQHLRR, from the coding sequence ATGAAGCATGCAAAAGGCATTTCCATGACATCCGCTTTACTTGGCGGAATTACAGCCGTTTTTCTTTCGCTGGCGCCCACAGGTGCGCTTGCGGACGCTCGCTTCGAAAAATGGATACGCGCGTTTTATCCCGAGGCCGCCAGGGCTGGCATCACGGTGCAGACCTACAATGCAGCCTTTGCCGGCATCACGAGCCCCGACCCCGACGTCATCCAGAAAGCCCAGTATCAGCCGGAATTCACGACGCAGATATGGGATTATCTTGACAGCCGCGTGAACCCCTACACGGTCAAGATGGGCAAGGATGCGGAGGCCAAGAACATGCGCTCGCTACAGGGAATCGAGCGGTATTTCGGCGTGGACCGGAATGTTCTTGTCGCCATCTGGTCCATGGAGTCGAATTACGGCGCCATTCTCAGCAAGACGGAGAAACTGCATTATGTGCCTCAGGCGCTGGCCACCCTTGCCTATGCAGACCCGAAGCGCGCGGGCTATGCCAAGAAGCAGCTCATCGCCGCACTGAAGATCATACAGGCCGGCGACATCAAGCCTTCCGAGATGACCGGCTCCTGGGCGGGCGCCATGGGCCACACCCAGTTCATCCCCACGAGCTATCTGCTCTATGGTGTCGATGCCGACGGCAACGGCAAGCGCGACATCTGGCACTCGGTTCCCGATGCACTCGCCACCGCCGCCAACCTGCTGCACAAGAACGGCTGGCAGACCGGCCGGACATGGGGCTACGAGGTGGTTGTCCCGGGGCGTGCGGGAAGCCTCGAAGGCAAGACCAAGACGATCGGCGAATGGGAAAAGCTCGGTTTCCGGCGAACCGGCGATCGCAGCTTCAAGTTCAGGGACGAGCGCGCCACGCTGAAAATGCCGGCGGGAGACGGCGGGCCCGCCTTCCTGCTGACCAAGAATTTCTATGTCATCAAGCGTTACAACGCCTCGGACAGCTATGCCTTGGGCGTCGGCATGCTCGCCGACCGGCTGGCCGGCGCAAGCGGTCTGGTTCAGAGCTGGCCCCGTCCCGCCGGTGCGTTGGATGCGAGCGAGAAATTCGAGATCCAGTCGCGCCTGAAGGAACTCGGCTATTACAGCGGTGAGGTCGACGGCAATCTCGGGTCTGGCTCCAAGGCCGCGATCGAGGCCTTCATGAAGCGCAAGGGGCTGAATGGAGAACCGGAGCCGTCGAAGAGCCTGCTCCAGCATCTGCGACGGTGA
- a CDS encoding UTP--glucose-1-phosphate uridylyltransferase — protein MSQSNKVRKAVFPVAGFGTRMLPATKAMPKEMITVVDKPVLQYVVDEAIEAGIEHFVFVTGRNKAAIEDYFDIQFELEQTLKERNKKAELSLLEHHRLPAGAASFTRQQEALGLGHAVWCARDIIGNEPFALLLPDMLMKGEVACMKGMMDLFAKTGGNIVAVEECDPALAHKYGIVGVGDEMDGGFRITGMVEKPAQGTAPSNLYINGRYILQPEIFHILSTQERGAGNEIQLTDGMLKLAKSQEFFGYRFKGRTFDCGMKEGYVLANVAYALARDDIRTSVEADLKALLATLK, from the coding sequence ATGTCTCAGTCGAATAAAGTCCGCAAAGCTGTTTTCCCGGTCGCCGGTTTCGGGACGCGCATGCTTCCCGCCACCAAGGCCATGCCCAAAGAAATGATCACCGTCGTCGACAAGCCCGTGCTGCAATACGTCGTCGACGAGGCAATCGAGGCGGGCATTGAACATTTCGTGTTCGTGACCGGACGAAACAAGGCTGCGATCGAAGATTATTTCGACATCCAGTTCGAGCTGGAGCAGACGCTGAAGGAACGCAACAAGAAGGCGGAGCTTTCGCTGCTCGAGCATCACCGCCTGCCAGCCGGCGCCGCCAGCTTCACCCGTCAGCAGGAGGCGCTTGGGCTGGGACATGCTGTCTGGTGCGCACGTGACATCATCGGCAACGAGCCCTTCGCGCTGCTTCTGCCCGACATGCTGATGAAGGGCGAGGTCGCCTGCATGAAGGGCATGATGGATTTGTTCGCCAAGACGGGTGGCAATATCGTCGCCGTCGAGGAATGCGACCCGGCGCTGGCGCACAAATACGGCATCGTTGGCGTTGGCGACGAGATGGACGGCGGCTTCCGCATCACCGGCATGGTCGAAAAGCCTGCACAAGGCACGGCTCCGTCGAACCTCTACATCAACGGCCGCTATATCCTGCAGCCGGAAATTTTCCACATCCTGTCCACGCAGGAGCGTGGCGCCGGCAATGAAATCCAGCTGACCGACGGTATGCTGAAGCTCGCCAAGAGCCAGGAATTCTTCGGCTATCGCTTCAAAGGCCGTACCTTCGACTGTGGCATGAAGGAAGGCTATGTGCTGGCAAACGTGGCCTATGCGCTGGCGCGAGACGATATCCGCACCAGCGTCGAGGCAGATCTCAAGGCGCTCCTTGCGACGCTGAAATGA
- a CDS encoding arabinose-5-phosphate isomerase, whose protein sequence is MIDKPFTTDRIDIAAAGKRTVETGMAGLAALARAMDGPLGDAFTKAVTLIGESSGRVIVTGVGKSGHIGSKLAATFASTGTPSFFVHPAEANHGDLGMITRDDTILALSWGGETAEMQGIIAFSRRFSIPLIAVTSGEKSALARAADIVLLLPKEKEACPHGLAPTTSTTMQLSIGDALAIALLEARGFSATDFRTFHPGGKLGASLTHVSEIMHTGEEVPLVGLGTLVPYAAMVLSEKRFGCVGVVDADGCLVGIVTNGDMARNMSRNLRDTKVEEIMTRGPKTVAPQTLAMSAMAMLNDHNISALLVVEGRKAIGIIGFHDLLRIGVA, encoded by the coding sequence ATGATCGACAAGCCATTCACCACCGACCGGATCGATATAGCCGCTGCCGGCAAACGCACCGTGGAGACCGGCATGGCGGGCCTTGCGGCGCTTGCCCGTGCCATGGACGGCCCCCTGGGTGACGCGTTTACGAAGGCCGTGACGCTGATTGGGGAAAGCTCCGGGCGTGTGATCGTGACCGGCGTGGGCAAGAGCGGCCATATCGGCTCGAAGCTCGCTGCAACCTTCGCGTCGACAGGCACGCCGTCCTTCTTCGTGCATCCGGCGGAAGCCAACCACGGCGATCTCGGGATGATCACCCGCGATGATACGATCCTTGCGCTCTCCTGGGGCGGGGAGACGGCGGAGATGCAGGGTATCATCGCGTTTTCACGCCGGTTCTCGATCCCGCTGATCGCGGTGACTTCCGGCGAGAAGTCTGCTCTCGCGCGTGCCGCCGACATCGTTCTGCTGTTGCCGAAGGAGAAGGAGGCCTGCCCGCACGGGCTCGCGCCCACGACCTCGACGACCATGCAGCTTTCCATCGGCGATGCGCTGGCCATCGCGCTGCTGGAAGCACGCGGCTTTTCGGCAACCGATTTCCGCACCTTCCATCCGGGCGGCAAGCTTGGTGCCTCGCTCACCCATGTCTCCGAGATCATGCATACGGGCGAAGAAGTTCCGCTCGTCGGGCTCGGCACGCTGGTTCCCTACGCGGCCATGGTGCTGTCGGAAAAGCGCTTCGGCTGCGTTGGCGTCGTCGATGCGGATGGCTGTCTCGTCGGGATTGTTACCAACGGCGACATGGCCCGCAACATGAGCCGCAACCTTCGCGACACAAAGGTGGAAGAAATCATGACCCGCGGCCCGAAGACGGTCGCCCCCCAAACGCTCGCCATGAGCGCCATGGCCATGCTCAACGATCACAACATTTCGGCCCTGCTGGTGGTGGAAGGCCGCAAGGCCATTGGCATCATCGGCTTCCACGATCTGCTGCGGATCGGGGTGGCTTGA
- a CDS encoding Regulator of protease activity HflC, stomatin/prohibitin superfamily, with protein sequence MDFTGSDITVIAIVVLAIIFLYSGIKTVPQGYRYTVERFGRYTRTLEPGLNLIIPFIDRLGNKMNVMEQVLDVPTQEVITKDNASVSADAVAFYQVLNAAQAAYQVSNLEQAILNLTMTNIRSVMGSMDLDELLSNREKINDRLLHVVDEAASPWGIKITRVEIKDIQPPRDLVESMGRQMKAEREKRAQVLEAEGARNAQILRAEGAKQAAVLEAEGQRQAAFLNAEARERQAEAEAKATKMVSEAIASGDVQAINYFVAQKYTEAMQAIGSGPNSKVVLMPMEASSLIGSLGGIGAIAREVFGDQPAPTPRAAPSAGRSRTTPVVTPSITPTREG encoded by the coding sequence ATGGACTTTACCGGTTCGGACATCACCGTCATCGCCATCGTGGTGCTGGCGATTATCTTCCTTTATTCCGGCATCAAGACCGTGCCGCAAGGCTATCGCTACACGGTCGAGCGCTTCGGCCGCTACACGCGCACGCTGGAGCCCGGCCTCAATCTCATCATCCCCTTCATCGACCGCCTCGGCAACAAGATGAACGTGATGGAACAGGTGCTTGACGTTCCCACCCAGGAAGTCATCACCAAGGACAACGCCTCCGTCTCAGCAGACGCCGTTGCCTTCTACCAGGTGTTGAACGCCGCGCAGGCCGCCTATCAGGTGTCGAATCTCGAACAGGCCATCCTCAATCTGACGATGACCAACATCCGTTCCGTCATGGGTTCGATGGATCTCGACGAACTCCTGTCGAACCGCGAAAAGATCAACGACCGCCTGCTGCATGTCGTCGACGAAGCGGCAAGCCCGTGGGGCATCAAGATCACGCGTGTCGAGATCAAGGATATCCAGCCGCCGCGCGACCTCGTTGAGTCCATGGGCCGACAGATGAAGGCCGAGCGTGAAAAGCGCGCGCAGGTGCTGGAAGCCGAAGGCGCACGCAATGCGCAGATCCTGCGTGCCGAGGGCGCCAAGCAGGCCGCCGTTCTTGAGGCCGAAGGCCAGCGCCAGGCAGCCTTCCTGAACGCCGAAGCCCGCGAGCGTCAGGCCGAGGCCGAAGCCAAGGCGACGAAAATGGTCTCGGAAGCCATCGCTAGCGGAGACGTGCAGGCCATCAACTACTTCGTGGCGCAGAAATACACCGAAGCCATGCAGGCAATCGGCTCCGGCCCGAATTCCAAGGTTGTGCTGATGCCGATGGAAGCCTCCTCGCTGATCGGTTCGCTCGGCGGGATCGGCGCGATTGCTCGCGAGGTCTTCGGCGATCAGCCGGCACCCACGCCGCGTGCAGCGCCGTCCGCTGGACGTAGCCGCACGACGCCTGTCGTGACCCCGTCGATTACCCCGACCCGCGAAGGCTGA
- a CDS encoding ferrochelatase: MMPGALPADHPKVAFGKVGVLLVNLGTPDGTDKASMRRYLEEFLTDRRVIEWSRLFWYPILYGIVLNRRPAKVGKAYETIWNKERNESYLRTYTRSQGELMAERLKDLPNVVVDWGMRYGNPSIASRIEALQAAGCERIVLFPLYPQYAAATTATVNDKAFEKLQKMRWQPAIRTVPPYHDEPAYIEALANSITAHLATLDWEPEVVLASFHGIPQSYFKAGDPYHCQCMKTARLVREKLGWSKEKFRVTFQSRFGPEEWLQPYTDKTVEELAKSGVKRIAVLNPGFVSDCLETLEEIAEQAKESFEHNGGEHFTHIPCLNDSVDGMNVLEKVLRRELQGWV, from the coding sequence ATGATGCCTGGCGCCCTGCCTGCCGACCACCCGAAAGTCGCCTTCGGAAAGGTCGGCGTTCTCCTCGTCAACCTCGGCACGCCCGACGGCACCGACAAGGCTTCGATGCGCCGCTACCTGGAAGAATTCCTCACCGACCGCCGCGTCATCGAATGGTCGCGCCTCTTCTGGTATCCGATCCTCTATGGCATCGTGCTCAATCGCCGCCCGGCCAAGGTCGGCAAGGCCTACGAGACGATCTGGAACAAGGAGCGCAACGAAAGCTATCTGCGCACCTATACCCGCTCGCAAGGGGAGCTCATGGCCGAGCGCCTGAAGGACCTGCCCAATGTCGTGGTCGACTGGGGCATGCGCTACGGCAATCCGTCCATCGCCTCGCGCATCGAAGCACTGCAGGCCGCAGGCTGCGAGCGCATCGTGCTCTTCCCGCTCTACCCGCAATATGCGGCCGCCACGACCGCGACCGTCAACGACAAGGCCTTTGAAAAGCTGCAGAAAATGCGCTGGCAGCCGGCCATCCGCACCGTGCCGCCCTATCACGACGAGCCCGCCTATATCGAGGCGCTGGCCAATTCCATCACCGCACATCTCGCCACGCTCGACTGGGAGCCGGAAGTGGTGCTCGCTTCCTTCCACGGCATCCCGCAATCCTATTTCAAGGCCGGCGATCCCTATCACTGCCAGTGCATGAAGACGGCGCGCCTCGTGCGCGAAAAGCTTGGCTGGTCGAAGGAAAAGTTCCGCGTCACCTTCCAGTCCCGCTTCGGCCCGGAAGAATGGCTGCAGCCCTATACCGACAAGACGGTCGAGGAACTGGCGAAATCCGGTGTGAAGCGCATCGCCGTCCTGAACCCCGGCTTCGTCTCCGACTGCCTGGAAACGCTGGAAGAGATAGCCGAGCAGGCCAAGGAAAGCTTCGAGCACAATGGCGGCGAGCACTTCACGCATATCCCGTGCCTGAATGACAGCGTGGACGGCATGAACGTGCTGGAGAAGGTTCTGCGGCGGGAGTTGCAGGGCTGGGTGTGA